In Nematostella vectensis chromosome 3, jaNemVect1.1, whole genome shotgun sequence, the genomic window AAACGCAAAGTCGGGGATCTCATTTACAATGACTGCACGTCTTACGACAGTAGATCTTGAGGAAGTTCACAAAATAAGCGTTGGTGCAGAGTCCTTTGGTCTCCCATTCATTACAGTACCAATGGTTGTCACCGCAACCTGAACAAAGGATACAACATATGTGTATCAGTGCAATGTCGACTGTCAGACGTACTTACCAAGCCCTGGTAAGGGACAGACCATTAGCAAAGTGAATGGGCTGGTgcatggtggtggtggtggtagggggagggggggggagtgatAAAATCATCTAATCTGTGTGTCTAAAAGGAACAAAACAATTCATACGCGATAAAAATGTCTGCAGCCCTAACAAGAAATCGAAAAAGGTGGATAAAGAAAGCGGAAAAATGTAGCGGGTTGGCTTGTTCTGTGGAATGTCGCTGTGTCTTTTATCCAAAGACTGTTTGTTGGAATTTATGCTTGCTTGACCTTTTCGAGGGAAGAAAGTTTCGAGGTGGGATTTTCCACAAGCccatcaaatatcaaatgttcAGTCCCTTTATTTTGGTTTGCTGCAATTTACGTTACTAAGCTGCCACAGAAGCCTCGCGGATTATATTCTGATTAAAAAGGATACTTCCAATTTCCCCATCCATACTAAAACCACCACGTCCTATTTATGAATTCCCAGTGACGCCTCCAGGGGGTACAAGGGTCTTGATGGCaccatccccctacccccttccCTGCATTTATTTTGAAGAAAGATACGTCATATGTCTAGTCTACCGTATTGTTACCTAGCCCTTTTGATTGTGCTCCACCCTCACACGAAATAGTTTTCGTGACAATTTAGTACATACCGATCTGGTTGATTGTTAATAGTTTTCCTTTTTGACTTTTCGATATAATGCTAATGGTATTTGAAACTTCCAAACCACTCTTTGTTCAATCAGGGTTCAATTTCAAAAATTAAGATTCGGAAAAACACTTTTGCGTGGAAACCTTTGTCAATCTGTAATAAGTCAGTTAATTATCTCGAGCCTCCGGCAATAAGCTTTATCGCTTATTGTATATGGCTTATTGCCTCGGCTCTCGGTAATTAACTCATGTGCAATGCTCTTTAGTGTCTATCAACTATTTGTTTTAGCCGATGTGCAATGACCTTTGAGCTATTACTTTCCAGTAAGTGCAATGCTTTGGGCTTCACTGTTTAGTAATGTGCAATTCTCTTCAGTGTCTACCAGCAATTTGTTTATGTTGAGACTGCTTATGTAGTGTCTCTGTCAAGCATTATTTATAGTATAGTGTGTACTGCTACATAAGAGAACTAACAGCCTGTTTGTCAGTCTGAGTATTGTGCACTTGTTTGTGCACTGGTTTATGATCCCAACACATATATCATCACTATTTTCCTCAGCGATCGGAAGATCGTGAGCGATCAAATGAAAGTACGACATCTAGGGCCTCTGGGCCTCCCTCCCActgacctccccccccccccccctccaatacAGGTTAGTTAAGGTGCTCCGGCACCGTAACTGCTTCATCTCTACCAAGACTTAACTTCCATGATCTGTTCATGGCTCGTGATGTCCATTAGCAGACCAACAGTACGTTTACTTCAACTTTGCTCTATCTTTTCCCTAACATTAGTAGCACTTTCAAGTTATTAAAATTTCTTTATTACATTTCAcgtaatatattttattacatttcgtGTTAaacagttattacattttgcgatATAGGTTATTACTGTTTGCGGCGCAACTCTTTGCCAAATCCCTAGCATTCCTACTATCccaaaatttttttaaatgttaacaataacaaaatagtGGCTGAATGATTATTCTTACCATGGCCATGGTTCGTGGGTTGCTTTATGACGAATTAAAAAGACACGACAGGACACAAAGACGTTACTCTTGGAGGTCATTTGCTTCAAAATCTCCAAAAGATGTCTGCTGTTCGAGGAGTTCTTGCATTTGCATCCGAGTTAACCCCGCTTCAGCTCGCGGGTGCAGTAATCGCGGTCCTTTTCGTTTCCTGGCTATCCCTTAAATTCCTTCTCCCCACGCGCAGAGTCGGTGATTACCACAACAAGTACGTCCTTGTCACCGGCTGTGACTCAGGCTTCGGTAGAGATCTAGTCATTCGCCTGGATGGTATGGGTTTCCATGTGTTCGGCGCGTGTTTGACGCAGCCAGGTAAGCGGGACCTGGAGCAGACGTGCAGTAAACGTACTGTTGGTCTACTGATGGACGTCACGAGCCATGAACAGATCATCGAAGCATTTGAGCAAGTCAAGAGAGTGCTGCCTTCGGGAACAGGTACAGAATGGCACTTGGTAGCTGTAAACCAAGCGATGTCCGTTTTTCTTTTCATCCTATTACCGGTATTGGCTTCTAACGAATTATGGATTGAGGCTATTTGGAAATATTGTAAGAGACCGTTAAATATATACAAGGGAAAGTCTGATTAATGAAAGGCCCATGCAGCCCCCCACCgccacacacaaacacattcTTTTATACTAGACACGCATCATTTTGGATGTATTATTTCACAATACCTTGTTTTCGTTCCCTCTGGTAACCTCACGAAATCAAGATCTGATGGCCGCTGAACCGTTCATTTTCCCAACTAGATATCTgagatacactctttttttatataagaacgtctatctattttttttttttgttgttgtttgttggGGCCGGGCCGTTCTTCTTTTTGGGACAATTTCAGGCTGAATATTGATTCTACATTTAAAAACGCACcaggactaaaaaaagaatttttttatcttctatcaaagcctcggcatgtttttaaaatttggtgaaatctcaggctggacgtttttataaaaaaaacgttcttataaaaaaaaatctctcAGGCATAGTAAAAGCACACAGGTATTTTAGAAGACGATTGACATCAATCCAAAACATTAGAGATGTTGTATGTAATATATTTACTGTTGAATTTATAGCAAGTAACGATCAAATAGCCTAAAATGGTATGGATAAGAAAACTAGACTCTTGATCCTCAGAAATGTTTCCGTTACCTCTGTTGGTAAAATTATAAACTCGATTCTTCAAACATCTTGTCCTTGAATATGAAACAGTTAGATGATCCCTCTCTTTCCCATTTAGTTAATAAgtatatgtttattatttatgtcatgtttttgttgctgtttgcAGTACCCTTTTCACTTGGAGTGGTCACCTTTGAATTGGTAgttgtacttttttttatgattattatacCCATGTATCACTGCAGGTTTTTTGGGGGTTGTATAACAACACAGGGTACAAGACTTGCCCTTTTTATTAATTTCtctgctttttctttttgttgctgttgttattaATATACCTCATCCATATCACCCCAGGTCTGTGGGCGGTGTATAACAACGCTGGATACATGACTCTCGCCCCCTTAGAGTGGTTCCCGCTTGACGACTACAAGCGCATGGCAGATGTGAACCTTTGGGGTCTTGTGGATGTCAGCAAGACTTTCCTTCCACTCGTCAAAATGGCAAGAGGCAGAGTCGTGAATGTCGCGAGCACTGTGGGTGTGTAGTTTTATCCAAGAAGCTttgtaaaagcaaaaaaaaatgg contains:
- the LOC5506501 gene encoding retinol dehydrogenase 7 produces the protein MSAVRGVLAFASELTPLQLAGAVIAVLFVSWLSLKFLLPTRRVGDYHNKYVLVTGCDSGFGRDLVIRLDGMGFHVFGACLTQPGKRDLEQTCSKRTVGLLMDVTSHEQIIEAFEQVKRVLPSGTGLWAVYNNAGYMTLAPLEWFPLDDYKRMADVNLWGLVDVSKTFLPLVKMARGRVVNVASTVGLIANELTAPYSITKYGVEAFSDVLRREMFPWGVRVSIIEPQAFKTPLWDDIATKKYMSLWNGLYPEMKKEYGEKFVEGEVAGLRKYIDMSSTATYMVVDAAIDAITSRDPKHRYPVGWNAKVVSILGVLPSGWTDAFLWATLPRPSPLGAKK